One Mus musculus strain C57BL/6J chromosome 2, GRCm38.p6 C57BL/6J genomic window, CCCGTTCGCTATTTGCGGTGTAGGAAAGGTCTAGGAAGGGTAAACTTTCTGAACCTTTTGAGAGCTCCAGATGGGTAGATCTGCAAGATTAAAGATACGAACTTGAAATTGGAAGCTTCCTGTGGGGTTAGGCACCAGTGGGTAGGGACAAGAGGGTCTGGCAAACCCTATTCCTAAGGGATCATGGGTATAATGCTTTAGCCTTTTTCCATTGGGTCATTTTCTAGGTGGGGAGGAGCAAAGAGATTCCACCATATCCCTGAGGCTACCCAACTATAGCCTGGCAGAACCAGGGACAGCTGTCAGCTTGCTGTGCCTAGGGTTCCTGGCACCCCTACCTCATTCGTGTTCTGGCAGATCCCCATTCGGGTGATATAGGAGAGGGGCctgagatcctggggtttgagtGGGATGCGGACCGGACGTCGAGGCACCAGCCCAAGATCCCCTGGCTTATAGGTTGTGATGGTCGAGAGCTGCTGCAGCAGAGAAACAGCCCCTTCCTTGGATGTCTGGGTGATGCGTTGGCTGTGGAGAGGGATCCAGGGTCATCCCCTCCATCCCCACAAGAGGAAAAATATTGGAGAGCCAGGGTCTGCTGAGGCCCCCACAGGGCTATCTGCTCACCTTTCTTTGGATAGGCCCTGGGGCTGCTTGTCCTGGTGGGAACCCATGTCCGGCTGTGTTTTCAAAACCACCCCTGAGCTGAGCAATACCAGCAGTTGCTGCAGCAGCTCCTTGCGCTGCAGTTGGAACACCACATCAAAGTCGCCGTCCTCCGCCTCTGTTTGCATCTGTTGGTATGATGTGAGGTGGGTTAAATCACCACAGGGGCCCagatacccacccacctccacatGAGACGCTCCAGGGCCTGCTTTCTCAGTGCACCTGGTTTGTGGTGGAACACAAGTTATCAGGCTGGGAAGACTGAGGCTTGAAGCCCTCtctttggaggttttttttttttgttttgttttttttttttttgtttgtttgtttttagagacagggtttctctgtatagccctggctgtcctggaactcactctgtagaccaggccagcctcgaactcagaaatccacctgcctctgcctccccagtgctgggattaaaggcgtgcgccaccacgcccggcttcttatGAGCTTTGAATGGAATCTTCTGTTCTTCCTttgtctgccactgcctcccagggattaaaggtgttcactgcCACACCTCTATATTTTATAAGACACTTGAGATGCCCACTATGGCCTTCTCATTCTATAGCTCCAGTCAGGTCTTGAATTTGGAATCCTCCTGCTTCCCCCTCCTTAGTCCCTGCTATGATTAGACCCAACTCATTTAGATCGAGAATGAGAAAAGGAGTCTGGCCATCAGCCTCTCCAGAAAGAGGCCCTCTACGATTTGCCCTGGCAGCCTCTTGGTATCTCCCACACTGTTTGCTTACGTGCACAATGTCCTGTAGCATGGAGGTCGCCTGGATCAGGACTGTTTTAAGGTTTGCCCGAATTTTCTGTTCCTTGGTCAGCTCCTCCTGTAGCCGATTTGCCTCTGCCTGCTTCTCCTTCAGTTGCGCTTCCAGCTGGTCTTTCTCACTCCTGCTCCGGGACAAAACAGCATGCAGCTTGCCCCATCTTTGTGCTTGGGGCAGGCAGGCACCACCTCTTCCCTGTGCCCCGCCTTTTCTGTGAAGCCTTTCTAAATCCAGGCTTCAACTTGTCTGACAGTCCAAACCCTGAGGCTCTAGGCAAAGGCATCCCCAGGCTGACTTCCACCCAGCTCCGGCTCGCCTCAGGGTCTGGTTGTCCCTCTGCACATTCTGGAAGTTCTGCTCCAGTTGGGACAGCAGGAGGCGCAGTTGCTCCGTCTCCTCTGTGCCCTTTCTCTGTTGGCGGCACTTCTCGGTCAGCATGAGGATAATCTGCAGGGGTGGGCAGGTGTCACAGACCCATCGTGGGACCCTAGCCCACCCCTAGCTCACTTTTGAAGATATGACATAGGGCTTGCTCCCACATACAGGCAGGCCAACACCACCTCTGGACAACAGCTAGGCAGGAGGTGGGCTCCACTTAGTTATGGGGCAAATAGACTCCAGAGCTagggccagcaccccaatgaggAAAGCCTGGGACCTCACTGTAAACTCTTCCCACTCATGACTTGGTTCTGGCATAGGTCACACGAGGAGGGCATGGCATGGTGGTCCTACCTTCTTATGCCCTATGTTCTTTCTGGCCATGATCTCTTGGGTGTTCTCCAGCATCTCCAGCTGTTGGCACAGCTTGTTCTGGGTGCCCTTGAGCTGCTCATTCTCCTGCAGCAGCTGCACACCATGCTTGGACACCTTGTTTAGCTGCAGAGTCACGCTGTTGTTCTCTAGGATGGCCCGCCTGGTCGTCTCCCACATCTGGTTGGTGGCCATCTTTCGGAACTCTGTGGCCACCAGGTTCACACGCTGGAtaatctctttcctcagccttgcCAGGAGGGTGGGGTTGGGAGTCAAGTAGATGGGTATAAGTCTTGGTATCCCTTATTTTGGGGCGGTAGTCCCAGGGTACCCAGACTCTTCCCCAAAGAATCTCTGGACCTTTGAAATTTGAACCATTGAAacattctaggtttttttttttcaagacagggtttttctgtatagccttggctgtcctagaactcactctgtagaccagactggccttgaacccagaaatctgcctgcctctgcctcctaagagctaggattaaaggcatgtgccaccaccgcccggcaaaaacttattctttttgtttgttttgttttgttttttttccagacagggtttctctgtgtagctccagctgtcctggaactcactctgtagaccaggctggcctcgaactcagaaatccacctgcctctgccacccaagtgctgggattaaaggtgtgcaccaccactgcctggcccattgAAACATTCTTACCTATTAAATAAACACCATAACAAGAAGTGACAAGAAGGCAGGGAGTGTCCAGTGCCAGCTTGGGCACTTtcatccccacccccatacaTCCCAGTCAGGGTTCTGGGGGACAGAGGCTGTGGAGTCCATGGCTCCCTTCTAGAAagctgaggagagccgtgtggcCCCGGCCTGCCCACCTGTCCTTGTCCAGCACAGACTTCTTCTCCAGGTTGTACACGTATTCCTTGTACTCGCCCTCCTGCCTATGGAGCTGCTCCTCCAGTGCCAAGTACTTCTCCGTGAGCTCCTCTTTCTGCAGCCGGAATTCTTCCAGGGAACTCAGCTTGATCCCTGCCCATCAGGGGCCACAAGGCTGGTGAGGAGCGGCTGCTGAGAGCCTTGACCCACACCCCTCTGAGGTCGTAAACTTTCTTCTTGTCTTACCTCGCCACCTTCCCCAACAGGACTGGTCTGCACGTGCCATGGCTGGCCCCGCACAGCCACTGCATTTCTGCCTTACCACATACTCTAAGCTCAGCAAACCTTGCTCAGATCCTCCTCAGAAAGTCCCCTTTGAAACCTCCCCACATAAGAGTGACCGAGACAGCAGCAGCTGACCCTGGGCAGACAAGTCGCAACCTCCCCTTTCAGATGGGTGGCATAGATAAAATCCTCCATTGTTTTGAAGCATTTCCTCATCTATGAGCTGCGGGAGGGAGAGCATCTCTGGCCTTGGGAATGCAAGGACAATTAAGGCAGATAGTGTTTGAAGTGGCATACAGCTCTTATTACCCAAGGGAGCTGTGGTATCCCTAGTTCCCAGGTGAGGCCCCGCCGCAGCCAGTGACAGCTGTGGATTTGGGCCTTGCTGCCTTTAGTGTGTGCCCATAGGTCCCCTGGCCCCCTCACCGAGGGCGATGTTCTCTGTGGTGAGCtggtccttgatttcctggaattCATGGCGCACCTGGGCCAGTTGGGCCTCGAACGCGTCCTTCTCCATATCCTTGGCCACCTCCAGGCTCTGCAGCTGGTCATTAAGGTCTGTGATCTCATCCACCTTCTGGTTCAGCGTGCGCTTGAGGAAGGCCACAATCTCCTTCTTGTTGTTGGCCAGCTGCTCGAACTCCTGATGGAACAGCTTCTCCCGCACAGCCAGTTCATCCCATTTCCGCTGATACCTGGGGTGGGTCAGGGCAGAGACGCAGGGTCAAgccagggcctgctctcccagaCCCTTCTTCCATAAGGGGCCACCTGAAGTTTCCCATAGTCTGCACCCCCCATTGTGCTTCACGCCTGGAGGCCTGTGCTCAGCATTCAGactgtctttctgttttaaaggtgtgtgtgtaagtaaatcTAAGGTGTAACAGTTTGGCTAGGCTGGGTAGCTGGTGAGCGGCAGagagccccacccccatcaaGGTCAGGGTGAAGGACACCTgagtatgtgagcacactgtagctgtctgcagacacaccagaagagggcactggattccattacagatggtcgtgagccaccatgaactcagggcctctagaagaagctgggcgtggtggtacacgcctttgatcccagcaatcaggaagcagaggtaggcagatctctgagttcgaggccagcctggtccacagagtgagttccaggacagccagggctacacagagaaacctccttctcgaaaaacaaaacaaacaaacaaaaaaacaacaaaaaaaaggacctctagaagagcagtcagtgctcttaactgctgagccatttctccaggcatCGTTTGTAAATTTTAAGAGGGCCTTATTTACTGGTTTCAAACAAGATTACTGAAGCATTTGGAGAATTGCTTTATTTGTAAGGATTTCTTGATAAACCTTTTGAATGAGTAGTGCGTACAAGGTGTTTCAGGGTATGGGTGCCTTTGTGTGGAGAGGAGGCAGTCTGCCATAAGAGGTGTCAAAGGTCAGGACTGTCATCctgctgcctcttcttcctggggtgatttccccagttccccGTGTGTGCCTTTCTTGTGGGATGGTGTTAAGCAGAGACGCACGGCCCTGCCTGGGTACACAACTGCTCAGCGCCAGCTGTGATTTTTCTCAGCATCAACCATATGAGCTTCCACTGCCTTGTTGTCTTATACCCATTTTATAGATAAGGAGATAGAGGTTCTCTTCTTTATACATTGAACCCATATATAATTAAACCCAGAGCTCCCGAGTTCACCAGTCTAGCTAGTTAGCCTGCTCTAGAGCAGTGATTGttaaccttcctaacactgtatTCTTTAATACGTAGTTTCTCCTGCcatggtgatccccaaccataacattgcTTTCATTGCCACTTCATAGCTCTAATCCTGCTACTGCTACAGACTGTGAGTATCTGCACTTTCTGGTAGTCTGGGGGTGTCaaggcccacaggttgagaaacactgctccagGGGGACCTTTTATTTCCACATCCCATGCACTGAGACTGCAGGTGGGCACTACACTTATTTGTATGAGTGTTGGGGATCCAAATTCTAGTCCTCACGTTTGACTGGCAGGTGTCACTGGGCCATTTCCCTGCCCACTTACTTTCCTATTTAAGTGTTACACTTTGGGACTGGGGCAGGtgcttcctgtcagcaagttacctttgtgttgcttgtttttttgaggcTTGTTCTTTTGAGGTCTTACCCTATAGTCCAGGCGAAGTTCCTTTCCTTCTGGAACTTAGAACAAACCTTCTGAGActgtaggcatgtgccaccatgcccaggttaGATGATATAttcttttgggggaggggatgttcaagacaaggtttctctgtatagtcctggctgtcctagaactcactttgtagactaggctggccccgaactcagaaatccacctgcctctgcctcctgagtgctgggattaaaggcatgcaccaccacgcctggcagaaaCTATATTCTTACAGACATTTTTGTTGTGTCTGATTTATtgattatgtgtgtacatgcgtaTGTGTGCgcagcagaggtcagaggacagcctgcaggAATTGGTTCTATTCCTCTACCTTGGGAGTCCTGGTGATGAGGGGCAAGtgccactgagccttctccccagccctaaAGCTAGTATTAAAGTAGGGAAAACAATAAGCAAATAGTATCTCTAAATGCTAAGAAGGACCCCTCCCTGCTATCTGTCACAAAGGAACCTAGCCCCAAGAGGGAGTGGCACGAGTAGGAAAATCCCCTTCCTTAGTTCCCATTTGGGAACCTATAATGGTCCACActtataatttcagcacttgggaggctgaggcaggtagatcaacatgagtttgaggctatcctgggctaaaGAGTAatatcctgtctctaaaacaaaacaaatacttaGGGAAACAGACCCAGCCTGGAGAAACAAGACCAGGGTCTTGGCATAAGGGACTAGGGAATGAGGTGTCCTCCTGGGTCACCAGGGAAAACCATTTTCAATTTCTTCCACCAATTAAACTACACTTTTCTAATGTTTACAGTGCCGTCCTGTGGGGGTGGaccagagtgggggtggggtgttactTGGGATTTAGCAGTGTGCTCCCCGAGCTCTGGGAATCCCCTTACCCTCTCAGCACTCGCAGGGTTACCTGGTTACTTGAGGTAAATGAAGCAGGGAAGGATAGGGCCTGGCCAGAGCCCAGGTCTAAGGCCCTTATCTGAACCTGTGTGCATTTGGCCTGGTAGCACTAGCTTCCCTGCTGGCCACCCACCGGGCCAGCCTGTCCTCCAGGTCTTGGATCTGTTTGTGGTAGaattccttcagctcctccacCATGGCCAACTCTGGAGTCTTGGTCCCACTGGCATCCTTCTTGCCCCCTATCTTCTTGCCCTGCATCTCCTTGCCTCCTTTGTTTGGCTTCTTTTTTGGAGCCATGGCTGATGGCAACCACTTTTTAAAGTCCCCTTTAAGAAGCCAGGTAGTTGCTAAGGAAGTTGTTTCCATACATAGCAACAGTGAGGCTGGGTTTTAAAGGGCTACTGTCCTCTTCCTGACAGGATCCTGTGTCCGGCCTAGGCCTAGCTTTTTCAGAGCAGGATACCAGGCTCTTGAGTACAAGTTTGGGTTCCAGGAAGACCTTTCCTTCCCTCAAATGGAAATAAATTAGAATCATAAAGGACCTTAGCCTTTGGGACTTTGGGATAATCAGAAACAATTGCTGAGCCCCCAGGCTAGTGTGTGCCTCTGCCTAGACCAACCTGCCAATTCTTTGGTGGCACAGCCACACATTTTGTATTGGAGGCTCCCATGCTGGGGTCTCGGGAGatctttacttgtgtgtgtgtgtgtgtgtgtgtgtgtgtgtgtgtgtgtgtatttgtttttcgagacagggtttctcagtttaaccctagctgtcctggaacttactctgtagaccaggctggtcttgaactcagaaattcgcctgtctttgcctcccaagtgctgggattaaaggtgtgcgccaccaggcccagcttggGAGATCTTTAAAGCTTAGTGGCAGGGATCAATCTGTCCAGTGCCATCCCAAGTAGATGAAGTTCTTCTGAAGCTTTGATCTTGTCCCCTGGAGTCAGGGGTCAGCATACAGGTATGGGATGGGAGCCAGTGGGCATCCTGCTGGCAGCTGCTCTAGCTGGCTCCTCGCGTCTCCAGCCTCTCAGCACTGAGCCATCATACCAGGCacactgggctttttttggttcatGATGGTGTCTGCTCTTTGGTCCCCAGGCTTTCTTGGGGACGGACCATCACTATACTCAGTGATGACTGGACACTTGGTGTCACTTTGAGGATGTCACAGAAGGGAATATCTATCATATGCAAAGCCCTAGAGGGGATGCCGCTCGGGTCTGCCAGATTCTCTCAGCCCCTGTAATTCCGACTCCATGGGAGCCACAGCTTATGGTTTGGGATCCAGGGCTACTGGGCTAGCAGTTTCTGCTTTGACTGTGCTTTGGCCTGCTGCAGTATCTTCCACACTGAAGGTGTGCTACAGCTTTTGGAGGAGCGGCCCCAGGTTTCCTCTGAGCTCTGGGACACTAAGAGCTAAGGCTTCCAGAGGACAGTATGGTACAGAGGACAGTATGGTACAGAGGACAGTATGGTACAGAGGACAGTATGGTACAGAGGACAGTATGGTTCTTTGCTGTTTGGTGGAATTACGGTGGAGAGGAATAAAGAAAGCCTGGGCCAATAGATGTCAGAAAAGACGAGGATAGCCCAGCATGGCCATGAATACCTGTAGTCTCAGCTTCTttgagtggggtggggggtgggggcacaacacaagttcaaggtcagtttgagCAACTTAGCTcgagtctgtctcaaaataagaaaacatgGGCCAGCAatatggctcactgggtaaaactGCCTGTAATGCCCAGAACAGTGGAAGAagaaaagttgttctctgacctctgcatgcacatcactgcacacacacaagtacagtgATAATAAAACAGAACAAGGAACAAGTGAACAAAAGCCTAAACAGCAGAAAGAGGCTAGAGGTCCACTCCCACAGTGCGAGGGAGAAGGAATAAGTGGTATTTATGCTGCTTTCTTACTCAGTTTAGAATTCAAGTccgcagctggagagatggcttagaggttaagagcatagctgctcttccagaggttgtgaaatcgattcccagcaaccacatggaggttcacaaccatctgcagtggaatctgatgccttcttctagtgaTTCTGAGGACAGccatagtgtactcatatacataaaataaatattttttaaaaatagaattcaagTCCCTGTGTTGGATCCCATTCCAGGCATTCTGATGACCTGACATTGGCCCAGTTATCTGAAGTCTCCCAGGAGTGAGCTTGACCAAAGCCTGCATCCCTCCGAGCCCCAGCTTCCTCATCTGTAGTGGCAGGGGACCCACCTAACACCTATCTATGAGAGGCCTGGCGTGATTGCTCCATGGCTGTCTTCACCATAGTCTGCTTAGAAAGGGAATCTTGGAGGAGCTGAGTGGGATGTTCTACAAGCCACATTTGCAACCATCCACATGTGTTCAACTGGGATTGCGAAGCTCACTTCAGCTGAGCTTGTTCACTGTTGACCTTCCCTTTTAGGAAGGGATGGGGGCAGTCCCTGGGCCCACCTGTGCATCCAGCTGCCCCTCCCAACCAGCTGTATGCAGTTCTGCCCTAACTGCATGTGGCTtcagggtttgggggagggggctggtaTATGTAGgttggggaagaagaaggagggaacaCCATCTCTGTAGACATCAAATCTCCAGCGACACAGCTTTGGGCTTCCCCAGGCTCCCAGTTGTCGCCCTCACTCAAGCTCCGAGCCCAGTAAACTCTCATTGGTTCTCCAggggaacctttggtggaatcaaaCTTTGGTTTGTCTTTAGGACCTAAGAAAGGTGTGTATATGTTActttcctctgctccccaacacactcCCCTGGGCAAAAATTTTGGGGACAGGTGCAAAATC contains:
- the Cfap157 gene encoding cilia- and flagella-associated protein 157 → MAPKKKPNKGGKEMQGKKIGGKKDASGTKTPELAMVEELKEFYHKQIQDLEDRLARYQRKWDELAVREKLFHQEFEQLANNKKEIVAFLKRTLNQKVDEITDLNDQLQSLEVAKDMEKDAFEAQLAQVRHEFQEIKDQLTTENIALGIKLSSLEEFRLQKEELTEKYLALEEQLHRQEGEYKEYVYNLEKKSVLDKDRLRKEIIQRVNLVATEFRKMATNQMWETTRRAILENNSVTLQLNKVSKHGVQLLQENEQLKGTQNKLCQQLEMLENTQEIMARKNIGHKKIILMLTEKCRQQRKGTEETEQLRLLLSQLEQNFQNVQRDNQTLRSEKDQLEAQLKEKQAEANRLQEELTKEQKIRANLKTVLIQATSMLQDIVHMQTEAEDGDFDVVFQLQRKELLQQLLVLLSSGVVLKTQPDMGSHQDKQPQGLSKESQRITQTSKEGAVSLLQQLSTITTYKPGDLGLVPRRPVRIPLKPQDLRPLSYITRMGICQNTNEIYPSGALKRFRKFTLPRPFLHRK